In Dromiciops gliroides isolate mDroGli1 chromosome 4, mDroGli1.pri, whole genome shotgun sequence, one DNA window encodes the following:
- the LOC122756177 gene encoding dynein light chain 1, cytoplasmic-like, producing the protein MCDRKAVIKNADMSEEMQQDSVECATQTLEKYSIEKDIAAHIKKEFDKKYNPTWHCIVGRNFGSYVTHETKHFIYFYLGQVAIFLFKAG; encoded by the coding sequence ATGTGTGACCGCAAGGCCGTAATCAAAAATGCGGACATGTCGGAGGAGATGCAGCAGGACTCCGTGGAGTGTGCCACCCAGACCCTGGAGAAGTATAGCATAGAGAAGGACATCGCAGCCCATATCAAGAAGGAGTTTGACAAGAAGTATAACCCCACCTGGCACTGCATTGTGGGGAGGAACTTTGGCAGCTACGTGACGCATGAGACGAAGCACTTCATCTACTTCTACCTGGGCCAggttgccattttccttttcaaggCTGGTTAG